In the Chloroflexota bacterium genome, one interval contains:
- a CDS encoding Rieske 2Fe-2S domain-containing protein, with protein sequence MLTHEENELLTSVGPGTPCGELLRRYWYPIAMTADVSAEQPTRFVRLLGEDLVLFRDKSGNAGLLADHCAHRGASLLYGRVEERGIACAYHGWLYDVHGTCLETPAEPEGSLFHLTVKQRAYPVKTLAGLYWAYLGPHPAPELPLYDVLVRRDGRQTVQLRARVDCNYLQAMENSVDPAHLQILHQSMAARGRPVTNTTRGFTDDVASIDFYRTDNGIMKKRTYADGTVDEHPLIFPNILRQGNGIEIRTPLDDTHLWIYEVRFIPNRDGELTPDDAGPEVVAARPHKEPMGACHPFTQHFMDGVDAQDYMAWETQGPIADRSTERMATTDRGVVMLRQLLRENIDRVQRGEDPIGVIRDPARGMIDTNLDHSLIAEAGLYPATPAQAARW encoded by the coding sequence ATGTTGACCCATGAAGAAAATGAGCTCTTGACGAGCGTTGGGCCGGGCACACCGTGCGGCGAACTCCTCCGTCGGTACTGGTACCCGATCGCCATGACCGCCGACGTCAGCGCCGAGCAGCCCACTCGGTTCGTTCGGCTTCTCGGAGAGGACCTGGTGCTCTTCCGGGACAAGAGCGGCAACGCCGGCCTTCTGGCAGACCATTGCGCTCATCGCGGCGCGTCGCTGCTCTACGGACGCGTCGAGGAGCGCGGCATCGCCTGCGCCTATCACGGCTGGCTCTACGACGTCCACGGCACGTGTCTGGAAACGCCGGCCGAGCCCGAGGGGAGCCTGTTCCATCTCACCGTCAAGCAGCGGGCGTATCCGGTGAAAACGCTGGCGGGACTGTATTGGGCGTACCTCGGGCCGCATCCAGCGCCCGAGCTTCCCCTCTACGATGTGCTCGTGCGCCGCGATGGTCGGCAGACCGTGCAGCTTCGCGCACGGGTTGACTGCAATTACCTCCAGGCGATGGAGAATTCCGTTGACCCGGCCCACCTTCAGATCCTGCACCAGTCGATGGCCGCGAGGGGCCGGCCGGTGACGAATACGACGCGCGGGTTCACTGACGATGTGGCCAGCATCGACTTCTATCGCACCGACAACGGGATCATGAAGAAGCGCACCTATGCTGACGGGACGGTCGACGAGCATCCGCTGATCTTCCCGAACATCCTCCGGCAGGGGAATGGCATCGAGATCCGCACGCCCCTGGACGACACGCACCTCTGGATCTACGAGGTGCGCTTCATTCCGAACCGGGACGGCGAGCTGACCCCAGATGACGCGGGGCCCGAGGTTGTGGCGGCGCGCCCGCACAAGGAGCCGATGGGTGCTTGCCACCCGTTCACCCAGCATTTCATGGATGGCGTCGATGCCCAGGACTACATGGCCTGGGAGACGCAGGGACCGATCGCCGACCGCTCGACCGAGCGTATGGCGACGACGGATCGGGGCGTCGTCATGCTGCGGCAGCTTCTTCGCGAGAACATCGACCGAGTCCAGCGCGGCGAGGACCCCATCGGCGTGATTCGCGATCCGGCCCGCGGCATGATCGACACCAACCTGGACCACTCCCTCATTGCCGAGGCCGGCCTTTATCCGGCCACGCCCGCCCAGGCGGCCAGGTGGTAA
- a CDS encoding ABC transporter substrate-binding protein, with amino-acid sequence MFASIGPLRAPRLRALILGLSLALAACGPGASSTDGTSNRSSSSTAAVSQDRPRGTLKIAWPNEPNYLSPKFLSGAGNGEYQWMFNSTLTSRDLSGASHPILAKDIPSQDNGDWIINPDGTMVTVYHLRENTTWHDGTPLTAPDFVFAFEVYLDKDLPIQQPDPEPLMARVEAKDDHSLVITWKEPYPLANVLGFQALNPLPRQQLEDKYRNARATFALGDEWTTSYIGSGPFRVERWTPGVGILARAHLGWALGPPKLDAIDIRFISDPNTELANVLSGEVDMINSPGVRAQEAAIARDQWGGQGYVKAWVTRTAYMEFQYREVPGWQRAVADVRVRQALISAIDREGLADVIDLGFGTAADAFIAPTDELFPEVDRAIVKYPHNVARAVALLEDAGWRRPPQGGPLVDASGRTLDVDLTATSAQAQIATIVANNWKDAGVTSSTTTIPPARVREGELRAGFPAAALNGRTIGAETFVWTTSNFPTPDNRFAGSNRGSFSDPEVDRLQKIRLTSLNERERSEATIAVLKRMTELVGAQPLIYSVEVIIARNGVRGPVGNYGPQEGITWNVQDWSVD; translated from the coding sequence ATGTTCGCGTCCATTGGACCTTTGCGCGCCCCGCGGCTCCGCGCACTGATCCTCGGCCTATCGCTGGCGCTGGCCGCTTGTGGGCCGGGGGCGTCGTCAACCGATGGCACGTCCAACAGGAGCAGCAGTTCCACGGCAGCGGTGTCGCAGGACCGGCCGCGCGGCACCCTGAAGATCGCCTGGCCCAACGAGCCCAATTATTTGAGCCCGAAATTCCTCTCGGGCGCGGGCAATGGCGAATACCAGTGGATGTTTAATTCCACCCTCACTTCTCGGGATCTCAGCGGTGCATCGCACCCGATTCTCGCGAAGGACATTCCATCTCAGGACAATGGCGACTGGATCATCAACCCGGACGGGACGATGGTCACGGTCTACCACCTTCGGGAGAACACTACCTGGCACGATGGCACTCCCCTCACGGCGCCGGACTTCGTGTTCGCGTTCGAGGTCTATCTGGACAAGGACCTCCCGATCCAGCAGCCCGATCCCGAGCCGCTCATGGCCCGAGTTGAAGCGAAGGACGATCATTCCCTCGTGATCACCTGGAAGGAGCCGTATCCGCTAGCCAACGTGCTCGGCTTTCAGGCGCTGAACCCACTTCCCCGCCAGCAGCTCGAGGACAAGTACCGGAACGCCCGCGCGACATTTGCCCTGGGCGATGAGTGGACGACCTCGTACATCGGCTCGGGGCCGTTCCGCGTCGAACGCTGGACCCCCGGCGTCGGCATCCTGGCGAGGGCGCACCTCGGTTGGGCCCTGGGCCCCCCGAAGCTGGACGCGATCGACATTCGCTTCATCTCCGACCCCAACACCGAGCTGGCGAACGTGCTGTCCGGCGAGGTGGACATGATCAACTCGCCGGGCGTGCGCGCCCAGGAGGCTGCTATCGCCCGCGACCAGTGGGGCGGCCAGGGGTACGTGAAGGCGTGGGTGACGCGGACGGCCTACATGGAGTTTCAGTACCGAGAAGTTCCCGGTTGGCAGCGCGCCGTTGCCGATGTGCGCGTGCGCCAGGCCCTGATCTCGGCCATCGACCGCGAGGGGCTGGCTGACGTCATCGACCTCGGTTTCGGTACCGCTGCCGACGCCTTCATCGCCCCGACCGACGAGCTGTTCCCGGAGGTGGATCGCGCCATCGTGAAGTATCCGCATAATGTTGCCCGCGCGGTCGCGCTCCTCGAGGACGCTGGCTGGCGGCGTCCTCCCCAGGGTGGCCCGCTGGTTGATGCATCCGGACGGACCCTCGACGTCGACCTCACCGCGACCTCGGCACAGGCGCAGATCGCCACCATCGTCGCGAACAACTGGAAGGACGCCGGTGTCACATCGAGCACCACGACCATTCCCCCCGCCCGGGTCCGCGAGGGGGAGCTGCGCGCGGGCTTTCCCGCGGCGGCGCTCAACGGCCGCACGATCGGCGCGGAAACGTTCGTGTGGACGACGAGCAATTTCCCCACGCCAGACAATCGCTTCGCCGGCTCGAATCGCGGCAGCTTCTCTGACCCTGAAGTCGATCGCCTGCAGAAGATTCGCCTGACCTCGCTGAACGAGCGCGAGCGTAGCGAGGCGACTATCGCGGTCCTGAAGCGGATGACGGAGCTGGTCGGCGCTCAGCCCCTCATCTACTCCGTGGAGGTGATCATCGCCCGCAATGGCGTGCGGGGTCCCGTGGGCAACTACGGCCCCCAGGAAGGGATCACCTGGAATGTGCAGGACTGGTCGGTGGACTGA